A genomic region of Salinibacter pepae contains the following coding sequences:
- a CDS encoding SDR family NAD(P)-dependent oxidoreductase, whose translation MDRVDGKCALITGAGKGIGRAVAELLAEEGAQVAITDIDAEGGATTVDRITAAGGEAAFFEHDVTSAGDWERVVDAVQGTFGGPDILVNNAGIYHIEPVDEMDVEDWKHLMDINVTGVFLGLKHCTPLMREQGQGSVINLSSVAGIIGLSGHTCYGASKGAVRTMTKDAAIELAGTGVRVNSLHPAYIDTQMADYGAEVQGATKDELDAMHPIGHMGEPEDVAYAVLYLASDESKFMTGSEMVLDGGLTAQ comes from the coding sequence ATGGACCGCGTAGACGGAAAGTGTGCACTCATCACAGGCGCCGGAAAGGGCATTGGCCGGGCCGTCGCCGAGCTCCTCGCCGAAGAGGGCGCCCAGGTCGCCATCACCGACATCGACGCGGAGGGCGGCGCGACGACGGTCGACCGCATCACGGCGGCCGGGGGCGAGGCCGCGTTCTTTGAGCACGACGTGACCTCGGCGGGGGACTGGGAGCGCGTGGTCGACGCCGTGCAGGGCACGTTCGGCGGGCCGGACATCCTCGTCAACAACGCCGGCATCTACCACATCGAGCCGGTCGACGAAATGGACGTCGAGGACTGGAAGCACCTCATGGACATCAACGTCACTGGGGTCTTTCTGGGGCTGAAGCACTGTACGCCCCTCATGCGGGAGCAGGGCCAGGGCTCCGTCATCAACCTGTCGTCCGTGGCGGGCATTATCGGCCTGTCGGGACACACCTGTTACGGGGCAAGCAAGGGCGCGGTGCGCACCATGACAAAAGACGCGGCGATCGAGCTGGCGGGCACCGGCGTCCGGGTCAACTCGCTCCACCCGGCCTACATCGACACCCAGATGGCCGACTACGGGGCCGAGGTGCAGGGCGCCACGAAGGACGAGCTCGACGCCATGCACCCGATCGGGCACATGGGCGAGCCGGAAGACGTGGCGTACGCGGTGCTCTACCTGGCGTCCGACGAGTCGAAGTTCATGACCGGCTCGGAAATGGTCCTCGACGGCGGCCTCACGGCGCAGTAG
- a CDS encoding universal stress protein, with amino-acid sequence MLSIRRILFPTDFSDGAKRAFPQAAHLADWHDADLHILNVTGRHRHDYEETTANFPIATDTLTKWLRRPEKSVRGASWPDLEALPITQKQVESAEPAERILAYAEDEAIDLIVMGTHGRRGVDRMLFGSVTEEVVRKAACPTLTVRADTDVAPDQAVRRVLAPVDFSDASRSAVRHAKEIALTYGAEIDLLHVVEEPFYPPAYGLGETGFPTDKVIGSVEDELADLARSEVGYEHAMIEARTGVPSREILNYIDENEVDLTVIASHGRTGLDRMLIGSVAERVVRQSPTPVFVAKPDRASLVSSDTAEAAAARD; translated from the coding sequence ATGCTTTCCATTCGACGCATTCTTTTTCCGACCGACTTCTCGGACGGGGCGAAGCGCGCCTTTCCCCAGGCCGCCCACCTGGCCGACTGGCACGACGCCGACCTTCACATCCTGAACGTGACGGGGCGGCACCGCCACGACTACGAGGAGACGACAGCGAACTTTCCCATCGCCACCGACACGCTCACGAAGTGGCTGCGCCGCCCCGAAAAATCGGTGCGTGGCGCCAGCTGGCCGGACCTGGAGGCCCTCCCCATCACCCAGAAGCAGGTCGAGTCGGCCGAGCCCGCCGAGCGCATCCTGGCCTACGCCGAGGACGAGGCGATCGACCTGATCGTGATGGGCACGCACGGCCGCCGCGGGGTCGACCGCATGCTGTTCGGCAGCGTCACCGAAGAGGTGGTCCGCAAGGCCGCCTGCCCCACCCTTACGGTCCGGGCCGACACGGACGTGGCGCCGGACCAGGCCGTCCGCCGCGTGCTCGCCCCGGTCGACTTCTCCGACGCCTCCCGGTCGGCGGTCCGGCACGCGAAAGAGATTGCCCTCACCTACGGGGCGGAGATTGACCTTCTACACGTCGTGGAGGAGCCGTTCTACCCGCCGGCCTACGGCCTCGGCGAGACGGGCTTCCCCACCGATAAGGTGATCGGAAGCGTGGAAGACGAGCTTGCCGACCTGGCCCGGTCGGAGGTCGGCTACGAGCACGCGATGATCGAGGCCCGCACCGGCGTGCCGTCGCGCGAGATTCTCAACTACATCGACGAGAACGAGGTGGACCTCACCGTCATCGCCAGCCACGGGCGCACCGGCCTGGACCGCATGCTAATCGGGAGCGTGGCCGAGCGGGTGGTCCGCCAGTCCCCCACGCCGGTGTTTGTCGCCAAGCCGGACCGCGCGTCGCTCGTGTCATCGGACACGGCGGAGGCCGCTGCGGCCCGCGACTAA
- the ppsA gene encoding phosphoenolpyruvate synthase, with amino-acid sequence MSPAPTFVRRFDTLTNDDVPLVGGKNASLGEMIGALKDEGIRVPDGFATTADAYWHYLDANGLEAEIRAQLAALSAGEQSLAETGAAIRERIRGGTVPNEMASAVRAAYHALSAGYDADAIDVAARSSATAEDLPEASFAGQQASFLNVRGDEAVLDACINCFASLFTDRAITYREEQGFDHMEVALSVGLQKMVRADKAGVMFTIDTESGFPDNAIINAGWGLGETVVKGSINPDQYTVYKPFLEDEALTPIVGKTRGDKAKKTVYAERDGEPTKTVETTEEERNAFVLSDDEILTLARWGARIEEHYDRPMDIEWARDGETEALFILQARPETVQSQRAASVLRTYRLQETGERLVTGLSIGQSIAEGEVQLIHSADEIENFEEGGILVTDMTDPDWGPILKKAAGIVTNHGGRTSHAAIVSRELGIPAVIGTGNATETLTDGQEVTLSCVEGTEGDVYEGLLEYDTTELDLGALPETETRIMLNVASPAAALNWWRLPTEGIGLTRMEYLVNNVIEVHPMALVAFDQVDDEAARARIEERTQGYDDKTEYFVDHLSRGVGSIAATQYPHPVLVRLSDFKTNEYADLIGGQAFEPREENPMLGWRGASRYYSDEYRDGFALECRALKRVRETMGFTNVVLMIPFCRTPAEADRVLDVMAENGLKRGENGLEVYVMAEIPSNVLQADEFAERFDGFSIGTNDLTQLVLGVGRDAERLSDLFDERNPSVIRMVADLIERAHASDRPVGICGQAPSDHPDFAEVLVEAGIDSISVIPDSVADVIRQVARAEQARRDAVG; translated from the coding sequence ATGTCGCCCGCCCCCACGTTTGTGCGCCGCTTCGACACGCTGACCAACGACGACGTCCCGCTCGTCGGGGGCAAAAATGCGTCCCTCGGCGAAATGATTGGCGCGCTGAAGGACGAGGGCATTCGCGTGCCGGACGGCTTTGCCACGACGGCCGACGCCTACTGGCACTACCTCGACGCCAACGGGTTGGAGGCGGAGATCCGGGCGCAACTGGCGGCGCTCTCGGCCGGCGAGCAATCGCTGGCCGAGACGGGCGCGGCGATCCGCGAGCGGATCCGCGGCGGCACCGTTCCCAATGAGATGGCGAGCGCGGTCCGGGCGGCCTACCACGCGCTCAGTGCCGGCTACGACGCCGACGCGATCGACGTGGCGGCCCGCAGCAGCGCCACCGCCGAGGACCTGCCCGAGGCCAGCTTCGCCGGGCAGCAGGCAAGCTTCCTCAACGTGCGGGGCGACGAGGCGGTGCTGGACGCCTGCATAAACTGCTTTGCCTCCCTCTTCACCGACCGGGCCATCACGTACCGCGAGGAGCAGGGCTTCGACCACATGGAGGTGGCCCTGTCAGTGGGCCTCCAGAAAATGGTGCGGGCCGACAAGGCAGGTGTAATGTTTACCATCGACACCGAGAGCGGCTTCCCCGACAACGCCATCATCAACGCCGGCTGGGGGCTCGGGGAGACCGTGGTGAAGGGATCGATCAACCCGGACCAGTACACGGTCTACAAGCCCTTTTTGGAGGACGAGGCGCTTACGCCCATCGTCGGCAAGACGCGGGGCGACAAGGCCAAAAAGACCGTCTACGCCGAGAGGGACGGAGAGCCCACGAAAACGGTCGAAACGACTGAAGAAGAGCGGAATGCCTTCGTCCTGTCCGACGACGAGATCCTCACGCTGGCCCGATGGGGCGCCCGAATCGAAGAGCACTACGACCGCCCCATGGACATCGAGTGGGCACGCGACGGAGAGACCGAGGCGCTGTTCATCCTGCAGGCCCGGCCCGAGACGGTGCAGTCGCAGCGGGCCGCGAGCGTCCTGCGCACGTACCGGCTGCAGGAGACGGGCGAACGACTGGTGACGGGGCTCAGCATCGGCCAGTCGATCGCCGAGGGCGAGGTCCAGCTCATCCACAGCGCGGACGAGATCGAGAACTTCGAGGAAGGGGGCATCCTGGTCACCGACATGACGGATCCGGACTGGGGGCCCATCCTGAAAAAGGCCGCGGGCATTGTCACCAATCACGGCGGCCGCACCTCCCACGCCGCCATCGTGAGCCGAGAGCTCGGCATTCCGGCCGTCATCGGCACGGGGAACGCGACCGAGACGCTCACCGACGGGCAGGAGGTCACGCTCTCGTGTGTGGAAGGCACCGAGGGGGACGTCTACGAGGGCCTTCTGGAGTACGACACCACGGAGCTCGACCTGGGCGCGCTCCCGGAGACGGAGACCCGCATTATGCTCAACGTGGCCAGTCCGGCGGCGGCGCTCAACTGGTGGCGGCTGCCGACAGAGGGCATTGGGCTCACCCGGATGGAATACCTCGTCAACAACGTCATCGAGGTGCACCCGATGGCCCTCGTGGCCTTCGACCAGGTGGACGATGAGGCGGCCCGGGCCCGCATCGAGGAACGAACGCAGGGCTACGACGACAAGACCGAGTATTTTGTGGACCACTTGTCGCGCGGAGTCGGATCGATTGCTGCGACGCAGTATCCGCACCCGGTGCTCGTGCGCCTCAGCGACTTCAAGACGAACGAGTACGCCGACCTCATCGGCGGACAGGCCTTTGAGCCCCGCGAGGAGAACCCGATGCTCGGCTGGCGCGGCGCCTCCCGCTACTACAGCGACGAGTACCGGGACGGCTTTGCCCTAGAGTGTCGGGCCCTCAAGCGGGTGCGCGAGACGATGGGCTTCACGAACGTCGTGCTCATGATCCCCTTCTGCCGCACGCCCGCGGAGGCCGACCGGGTGCTCGACGTGATGGCCGAGAACGGCCTCAAGCGCGGCGAGAACGGCCTCGAAGTCTACGTCATGGCCGAGATCCCCTCCAATGTCCTCCAGGCCGACGAATTTGCCGAACGGTTCGACGGGTTCTCGATCGGCACCAACGACCTGACGCAACTCGTGCTGGGGGTGGGGCGCGACGCGGAGCGGCTGTCTGACCTCTTCGACGAACGGAATCCGTCGGTCATCCGCATGGTTGCGGATCTGATCGAGCGGGCGCACGCGTCGGATCGGCCCGTCGGCATTTGCGGACAGGCCCCCAGTGATCATCCCGACTTCGCGGAGGTTCTGGTCGAGGCGGGGATCGACTCGATTTCCGTGATTCCGGACAGCGTCGCCGACGTGATCCGGCAGGTGGCCCGCGCCGAGCAGGCCAGGCGCGACGCAGTTGGCTGA